aacattctacgATTCTGGggagactgcatggtcacctgtgctgctgagttcgccacactgaccaaacaggaaacgaaattcaaaagttcccggggtttttcctgtgtacctggctagtgcattggagttcaaagtgctgttcagagcagtcataatggagcactctgggatagctcctggaggccaataccatcaatttGCATCCGCActatcccaaattcgacccagcaaggtcgattttagcactactcccctcgtcggggaggagtacagaagtcaattttaagagccctttaggttgacggaatggggttggttgtgtggatgcagtcatttttaaatcgacctaacgcggctaaattcgacctaatccAATAGTGGAGACCAGGGCTACCAAGCATAGTTTATGCTGGTAAAACTTGTGTAGACAAGTGCTAAGATGTTGTGTTGCCCTATCGATGTTCCCTGATGCGATTCTGAGTAGCATTTGATTAAATGCTGGTACATCGGGACTTGAAAAATCAACTTATCCAGATATCAGTTTTTTGAAGAacttaatgcttttttaaaaaggaagcctTATCCTTTCAATTGTAAGGGCTAGAACCTTTCAGATGTCAACCAGCACAGTGCTGTACTCTGAGACTGTAGACGTGTTTTGATAGCAGATAATATTTAAGTCTCTATTCGCTTTCAGTGCTATTTTAAACTCAGAGGATTTGTTTTCTTATTCTCATCTCTAGGTTTTATACAAAGTGGCAGAGTAGAATATGGGAGCCTACCATCTGCTCAGTGACTAAACAGAACTTCCAACTATTTCTAGTTGGCATCTCTCAAGAGCATGTAATTTAAGCttcaagaaaacagaaaaaacatgCAAAAGAGAAGGGACTGCATAAACTTTTCCCCCCACAATGACTTGTAAGACAGTTCACGAAGGCTGACAGCAGGTGCATCATGAGTAACAGAATTATACAGACATGGAACAAGTTTTTTCTTGTTTCATCAAGCAAAAAGTAAAACCTTGTTTGCTGAAGGGCCTGTGTACAAGCAACTGTAGGCAATCGCATTTATCCTTGAACCTCCATTGGCCTACAGTATACAAAGCAAGAGATGAATTAAAGATGACTAGAGCAGTATAATTCAATTCTCAGTAACATATTGTTTATAACAGTTTTATTGTGTGTAGGGTTCAACAAATGCTAAAGAGCTCTCTGCAAAAGGAGTGAAGATTTGGGATGCCAATGGATCACGTGAATTCTTGGATAAACAAGGTTTCCCTAGCAGAACAGAAGGGGATTTGGGACCAGTGTATGGTTTCCAGTGGAGACACTTTGGAGCTGAATATAAAGATATGAATACAGGTGAGGAAAGTAGATAACTTCAACAGGGGGAAACTAGAGATTTTATCTTCAGTGCTTAGTGAGACTGACAGGATTACTGTGGTACCTCACTTTCAGGAGGTTATGGAGGCATGAAAAGATAACGAGGACATTTATAATGGTAACTGAGAACCAGAATAAGTAGGTCTTTTTGGGAGGTTATATTGAGCTTCTAGGAAAGCCTACCATTATGAAATATGCAGTATTGCAGGCAGTAGCCTATTTATAGAATGGGTGAATCATAGGCAGTACACTGTTCTGCTAATGTGCTGGTATATCACCTGTAGGTGGGAGGATATTTTGGTTTCCATGCCCATTTAGTTctttgcctctctgctgaggctgccagcagAGGTGCCAATTGTaacaggacactttttttttaaactacactaAAATCACTCATTTCAGAGAGCTgctattattaatttgtataatTAGCACATTAATTTGTGCTGTTTACAGGAAAGTATCATTGGAAAATCATGACTCTCCCACGCTTAGCTTTCATAATGATGTTGGGGGTGGTGAACTAATGTCTTATTCAACCATCAAAAAGTATTTTCTCCATCTAAAAAGGCAAGTAAAAATGTAAAGAAGAATTCCAGTACTTCACACTATATCAACCTGGgcataatttcttttttaaagagagCACTTTTATACCAGAACAATCTCCACATATTCATATGTTGGTATAGGACAAAGAAAAGGCAGGTAGTCAGTCTATTGGATAGCAGGCCAGTAAAAATGATCAGCACCAAGTAACCAAAATTGTTTTATGGCCCCCTGGCCTCGTATTTCACTTGTTCTTCAAATTTCTCTTGGATTAAGGTACCTTTGATTTCCCATGTAAAGGATAAGCCTTTGTTTAAAATGATGATatagaaatttattattttaattgagGCGGTTTAACAGTTGTCATGATATGAACTAATAGTTTGTAGCATCTTGTTACCCATTGAAATCTGGCTTTTGTGCATTCTCAAACACAGGACTTAAGGGTGATAAAAATAGCATGTTAGTTCCACTCTATTTAAACTCTGTAGGCTCTAAGACCCACTGTCAGACATACAGACAGACCTCTCAATTATTCTCCAAGGTCTCAGGTTTCATTTAAAGTTTTTAGCTGTTGTGCTAGAGAAGAAAATGTTCAATCatgggctgtgtctacactatggacacTATAGcaacagtgctgtagctatgccactgtaaccGCAAAGTGTGGCTGcagactacagcaatggaaggggttttttccattgctgtagggaCTCCATCTCCCCAAgcaatggtagctaggtcaacagaagcattctttcATCAATCTAACTGTGCCTACTCTGGGGGTTAGGTttgcatagctacagcactcaggagtgtggatttttcacacctctaagTGCCGTAGCTATCTTCATGTacgttttaaatgtagacctggccttgggGTGTAAGGATGCAGACACTTATGTGAGTTTGCAGAGAGAGTGAAAGAATAGCTCTGGGGTGTGTATGACCCCATTTCAGGAGGTACTAACCCCAGTGCTAGTGATGATGCTTTAAGTGTCAACAATAACTATTTCACTTCTCAAAGCATGCAAGAAAAGAGGGGAAGGGGACACCACCTTTTCCCAAAGCTTGGAGCACTCATCTGGGGCTCCCAAAGGACTAcccagaagagagagagggaaggctCAGAAGATGTATTAAGGTGTAAACCTTTAACAATCCCAGGTGGGATCAGAAGAGGGCACAATTAATGTAATTTTTCTGAAGGGTGTGGGCTTGGCTTCCAAAAGGATTTTTTGGGGCAGCTCTAAGCTATTGTTAAAACAACCTTAGGCTGTCTGACTTATTTAAACCTTGTCTGGTAACTTTCTTCAGATTACTCTGACCAAGGAGTGGACCAGCTGCAGAATGTAATTGACACAATCAAAAACAATCCAGATGACAGAAGAATCATCATGTGTGCTTGGAATCCCAAAGgtacagaagtgtgtgtgtgtgaagtgaatGTAGTTGCACCTTACCAAGTTGCATGCTAAGCTATATCATTGGTGCTCAGTTAGTCCTGAAAGTTTGTATAATTACCAGATCCTGTGTCTACAGCCggctctggtggtggtggtggttacaTTTTTCTGCAAGAAAAGGTGAGCTTACACAACTGATATGTGATTTCATGTTCTATAAATGGTTGGGTGAATTATAACCTGAATTCTCCTGTTTCTCATGATTCTCACTGATGTGAGAGGATATTCAGGCCCCAAAACATCCTATATGATTTCAAACCTTTTCTGTCTTAGTACAAATGGAAATACATGATTATCACTGCCCTCTACATAGTCACTATTCAAAGACGCTTTGCAtataataaaaaaacatttaacttGTTTTTTAAGGAAACTCATAATTGAAAAATATAATCAagcagctgtttgttttttactgtgtatTAAATTATAGGATTATACTCAAAATTTGGGGAGAAGAGaacaaagcttaaaaaaaaaaaattacaatgctCTTTTTCGTAGTTGTTAGAATCTTTTCTGAAGAAAGGAGCCTGTTTAAGAACTTTAGGAATTAAAGGTACTCAACAGCTAGAAGAGCGGGAGATGCCAACAAGCAGCAGCCAGTTACAAAATTGTCGTTTTAGCTGTTTTCCCTGCTATAGTTAGAGCCAGTTTCCAAAAAGGCATGCTGGGGAAAGGTTCCCATTAAATGGCAACTGTACAGTAGGTGGAGGGTTAATAGGGATCAGGCAGGTCAAAGGAGTGTGATACCTTGGATGTCCAGCTGTCAGTTTAAAATCAACAAAGCCAAAACTGGGTTCTTAATCTTCCCCACCAAGTCTTCCCCCTTTTCTCAGTCACAGTGGACACCATTATCTTCTCTGTCACTTGGCATCTTTAACTTGACCATTTCTCTAGATTCTAACATTTGGGCTGTGTCTAAATCatggtttccctaactgtggtgtaTCATATATTCCATCAGTTCACTTCACAgccatttctttttttctttttctttttttttttaagaacgtGGTACATGAACCAGTAAGTTTAGGGTCTGCTGGTCTAAATCTCGTTGATCCTTCCTGCCTAACATCTCTATACTTCTTCCTTCTCTGTCCACACAGTTCACTCATCTAGTCTCCCATCATTTCGACTCCTGCAACATTCTGTTGTTTGACCTTGACAAATACAGTCTCACCCAGCTtatatccattcaaaatgcttCCGCAAAGATCATTGTCCTAGTTTGTTTGATCATGTCACCCGCTTTTGCATCCATTCTTTCTCCATCGCCTCAAATGTAATCTACTTGCCTTTACCGTCAGGGCCCTTCACAGCCTATCCTCATGCTACCTATCGTCTCTCATATCCTGCCAAGATGTTGACTCCCACTTCCACCTTGCCAGTGACATCAACCTTTATCACCCACTTGTTCAGTTTCCAAAAAAAtaccttcatgctttcttccaTTCTGTCTCTCATGCATAGGAAGAGCTGCACATAAACATCTACTAAACCACTTAACTGTCATttaaattcctccttaaaactcccCTTTGCCATGATATCTACAAAAATGTGACTGAAGTAGGCATATTATactaatttagatggaataaatggaccCCAAGAGCAAgtggtgttaacatgaccctgaaaCTGTCCAACCTTAAACTTAAagaggtttggtatacagagactgCAGCTTGCTTGTATCaaggcaaacacaccattaaaaatcttttaaacctgttttattaaagatacagaaaagaaggaaaaatagttAAAGCACTTGAAATGTAAAGTAGTAAATAAGGCttccattttaacaacatcccttgttccctgtcCATTTAGCAGGAGAGAGCTGTTAGAAGGAAAACCCTTGTGCTTGACAGCCTTTTTGATGGTGATAACTGtccttttttggggaaaagagaagaagttagttgagatgggctggagctggtaTCACTGTTGTTGGTAAAGTCCGATCCTGTTTCCTAGAAAGCAAAACAAGACAAACTCtcaagagggaagagaaaagaacaacaaggatagaaaatgcagcttctgtctctggtgttgacttttaCTTGCTACTTCGCTGCTGGAGAAACAGGCACTGCACATGGTTTTATCAGCCAttccaagacctggcaaacttatTCCAGCATCAAGCTGTTTAGGtgattgcttttagctgcctctctggtcacaagcttacagcagtgttgcaaaatatgcagttttgGCCATTGAAACCAAACTCCTTATTAGACATAAGAAAAAAAGGAAGGGgctaaggaaaggaaagaaatacattggagaaggaaagtgtgtgtgtctgtctgtctctctcgcACGCACGCACGCATGTATGTCTGAGTCTGTGGAGGTGGTGATGTCCTCTGgcccccactctcctgtgtggtCTGGTCAGGACACTTCTGAGGATCAGAATAACGAAGGCCCAATGGTGTTACAGTAAATACCAGGTCCCAAAGCGACAACGGGGGTGGTGGACATGATCATTAAATTTGCTCCTTTCTTCTTCCATCTTTCAGTCAGCCATCATTTTGGATTTTTCCTAAGTCATAGTCATCCCCttgttcttttattattattattttcattttattattttcctaaggaccccaaaaggggagtgatgggtggaatagcccatcccctcattattttgtccaacaGTTGGGATTGATTTCCAACACAAAAATTTTGacccattgatttccagtcccacactcttcttgtttaccaggcatgatgtaaacacagtccttgagttatatcagtaggcctttttatTTGGACTAATTGTCTTTCTGTCTTCCTTTTgcatcttttcccatcaacatttgttgtaaTAGGTTATTATAACATTTTTATGAACTTGCTCTTTTCACATGcaagctcacaattagggtaattGGGCCGATAAATTTACAGCAGGTGGCAGGAGTGCTCTGACTGCTGCTTATCATCCTGACCAGTATTCTCATTGTTCCCATGTGCTCCCTCATTTGTCTCTGTCCACCTGTTACTTTTTGTCTTGTACTCCCTGAGGCGGAGtatgtcctcctcccccccacccccggtgtctgtagtgcaatacaaataataaaaattagaGGCAGGAGCTTGTTTAAGGAGGAAAACATAGGCTGAATGACTAAAGCCCTtgacacatgcttaattttactcatgAGACTAATCTCATAAAATCAATAGGACTAATTAtgtgagtaaaattaagcatgtgcataagcgtTTGCATTATCAGGGCCTAAAACCTTTCTTCAGGGGAATTTGTACTCTGTCCATCCAGTTACTGTTAACAATAGCAGTTACATAATTAAGCAAGCAATATCTGGTAGTGGTAATAGCAGGATTTAAAAAGTCTTAATAGTAAAAGCAATAGAACTATAATATGTGGTTCAATATTGCTATTTGATGTATTTATGCATATTTATTtctatatacatatgtatattttttttgcTCTTTCATGCTGTCTtaatactgtttttttccccctccccctcttcctgtTTTGCATCTCCTTAGATATTTCACTAATGGCTTTGCCTCCATGCCACGCTCTGTGCCAGTTTTATGTTCTAAATGGTGAACTGTCATGCCAGTTGTATCAGAGATCTGGAGACATGGGACTCGGGGTGCCTTTCAATATTGCCAGTTACTCACTTCTCACGTATATGATTGCCCATGTCACAGGCCTGAAGGTATAGTATCCTTTTGCTTAGATATTTATAGTTTGAACAGAGGACTAAAACATTAAATAGACTAACATTTATGTAGGAAGAATTGGAATGAACACAGCATTCAAAAGTTTAGATATGTACAGGAACAGGCTCTGTAGATTAATTATGTTTAATGTATGTGTTAGTGGGGTGGCCTGCACTATAAGTACTCTATAAATCTCGTTGTGGTCACTTATATCAAAGAATCTCCAAATCTTGTGGAAAAAAACTTGTCAAAATGAAGATGTATCCTGGCTTATTCCACCAGTTTATCTCCCAAAAATCTGAGTTGAGTACTTTTCCTTCTGGTGACAATGAAAAATGCCATGGGGTGTCTCTTTGTGCTACTGAAACAGCTGTCTTCAAGGTACTACCAACTTCAAGCCATTAGAAATGTCAGTGTTGTTCTGGTGGTTTTTTTGGACTAGACAGAGCATTAATTCTGTGGTTGCTGTCAGATTCCAATTTGCATATTGTGATCTGCCTACCTAAATTCCTACCATGGTTTCAATTGGATATTTTTCTCTTCTGACTGTAAATGGGTTGTATAGTACTGCTCTTTTCTGTTAGCCACCTGTTATCTTTCACCAAAGATAGCTGCGTTCTTGTGACTTGGTAGAGCAGagatttgtttaatttaaatacattacAGTCTTTCTACTAAAATCTGACTTCCtcacttcttaaacatttaatAGGGATAGTGTGATTTTTGATTCCTGGTGCTATCATCAGGAGTTGCTGCTTCCATTTTTAGCACTGAGGAGATAAAATGGGTGAGTGGAGAAAATCATGCTTTATAATAAGTAAGGACTTAGTGTAAGTTTTATATCAAAGGCAATTAAAGTAAATGAAGTTTGATGTCTCCTCCACAATGTCATTTAACTATTACATCTCCTCTTAAAGCAAAACACTTTTTGTGGGAGAGATCTGCAGTAAAGAACAACTCATAGAAGACTTGTGAATTTTTGCATAACATTAAATACTGCAATAACACTGCAGACAAATGTAGTAAATAGCTCTGCTTTTACAATCCAGTATTTCATTACATGCTATGGCTAAGAATACTGAAGCAAAATAGTGCAGATACTTTCAGGAGCAGTAAACTCTTAAGCACTAGACCTAAATCAATGATGGTAAATTGTCAGGCAATGCTTAAGTCACACAAAATGCTTATCCAGGGCGTTAGGTGCCCCTGCTGTAAGTGAAAGAAACGTTAATGCAGACAAACCAACCTGTCAACTTTCCCAGTTAGAAAAAGTACCAGCCCTTTCCCAAATGTGAGGATAGCTGCGATTTGTAGCATGTCATGAAGGCCAACAGATGTGGGCTATTTCTGATCAAGAGGCTGGGAAGAGAATTCCAAAGTTCAGGGCTCATTACGGAAAACATCCTGCTAGGCGCTCCGATTTAAACCAAGAAGACTGGCTTTCAAGTGCTTCTGCATACCATAACTATGGCAATAGTGAGGCATGTTTCTCAGCTAGGCAGGTTCAAAGCCAttttggatatgtctacattgcagctgggaacATGCCTCCCAGCGTGGGCAGACAGACTTATGCTATCTCTGCTCaatctagtgcactaaaaatagcattgtagtGTGTGGGTGGTGGCTTCGGCTAGCTGCCAGAGTCCAAGCCCATCTTAGCTCAGGTGGCTAGCTGGAACCACTGTCTTTTCCACAATAATCATTCTGCTAGTTTTAGCAtgctagtgtgagtctgtctaccAGGGCTGAGAGGCAGACTcacagttgcagtgtagacataaccttagggCTTTGTCAGGATAGATCATGGTGCATTGGTTTCATATGATCCTGCAAGGAACTCCTTTTAATGAGTTGCTTCGGTTTCCTAAAAGAATTAAGTGCCACAGTAGTCTAATCTTGAGGTAGAAGCATGGCTCACTGTAGCACTGTTAATATCTAAGAAATATTTGCAACCTATCACTTTTGAGGTAGATGGAGAAAGCTATATTTCTCACTACCCCCATCTCCTTTCACTTGTGTTAACAGATAAATATGAGTGCTCAGTTGCTATATCTGTTGCAAAATCTTTGTTGTAGAACTTCATACTCTGCTTAGAGTAGCTTAAAATAATCGGTTACTTTAGGGAAGGACAATATTTGAACTTGTAAGGCAATGGCTTATCAAGACAATCTGGTGCAGGAGCTACACTTCAGCAACAGAGGTGCTGGGAACCTCTAGCACAAGCATTGCAATGTCATAAAGTCCTGAAATGTGCTACCTTGTTTGTCTGAAcacttttccctctttttcttcaGCCTGGTGAATTCATACACACATTAGGAGATGCTCATATATATCTGAATCATGTTGAACCTTTGAAAATTCAAGTAAGTATCCATGGTGACTGGAGCCTGGCTGTCTTTTTGATATACATCTACCACAACTGGttactaatggcattttgggctgtgtaagtaggagcattgccagcagatcgagggacatgatcattcccctctatttgacattggtcaggcctcatctggagtactgtgtccaattttgggccccactctcaagaaagatgtggaaaaattgaaaagattccagcagagggcaacaaaaatattagaagactggaacacatgacttatgaggagaggctgagggaactgggattgtttagtctgcagaagagaagaatgaggggggatttgatagctgctttcaactacctgaaagggggttccaaagaggatggatctagactgttctcagtggtaccagctgacagaacaagaagtaatggtctcaagttgcagtgggagaggtttagattggatgttagggaactttttcactaggagggtggtgaagcactggaatgggttacctagggaggtggtggaatctccctccttagaggtttttaaggtcaggcttgataaatttagttggggattggtcccgctttgagcagggggttggactagatgacctcctgaggtcccttccaatcctggtaTTCTATTAACTCATAGTAATCCTGCGTTTTTAGATCTGGTACTGTGGAGACCTTTCATTGTAAATACTATCTTAATTTGCATGGCTGATCCTCTGATTTCTTCTCCAATACTCCCCTTTACCTGGGGTCAACTCTGGTTACAAGTGAAAACACTAGAATTTTGACTGAATTGTACATTAATTTGGACCAAAAGAGTGGTTATCACTCTGCAAGTCAAAGATACAAGAATTTGTACTCTAATCTTTATCATTGTTACAAAATATTAGTGTCCTTATACTTGTCTTATCAACATAACTGTAACTAACTGACTAAATGAATAAAGTGCACTTTGATGCATTATCCTTACTTACGTATATATAGTCAGTTTGCAAACCAGTAATTTTTAGTGGGTATTCTGCTGAATAAGGCTCTACAGTACTTTTTTTGGGTCTCTGACAGACTTGTTCACTTCATATCAATCTTTCCACCTTCGTCACACAAATATCTACATACTATGACGACTGAGAATGTTATGGCAGGTGAGGTCTACCTAACCAAAAGAGCTGTCTAAGTATTTGGTTTTCACTATGCACTGTTCtttacattttgtacaagattagCACTCAAAAGTAAGTCAAACTCTCTTTAATTTCAGCTTCAGAGGGAACTACGTCCTTTCCCAAAACTCAAGATTCTTCGTAAAATTGAAAACATCAGTGACTTCAAAGCAGATGACTTTCAGCTTGAAGACTATAACCCACATCCAGCTATTAAAATGGAGATGGCTATTTAATGCACTTAACTTTTTAAACATGATATGAGTCTGTTTCATAAGTATGTTACCTTGTCAATACTTAAGCTCAATGTGATGCTCTTAAATGTTGCTAAAACAGTTACATCACTTTgaaaggggtcctgacctaaaagaTGGACTGTTCATAGCTGTTAACCTGCTTCTGAAGTATCTAATGAAAAATGTATGTTAATGAAAGTGGCTTGCCTTTGTGCAGGTGGTCTCATTGAACCAAATCTTGGTGTAAAAGAAAAAATTAGCACCGTTTACTAGCCAGTGTTTGAGTACAGAGGTCTCCGTTGGAAGGTGACTCTGGGTTGTACATTTCTACTGTCTATAAATCATTCATGAATTGGCTGGAGCCCCCCTAAGTTGTTACTGGGTTTAAGTTAATATTTCAAGCTTTTCCTTGCTCTACACTGTAGCCTGAGTAGTGACTAGTGAGAAGTATTAGCCTTGTTCTGAATTAGTTACTTACCCTTATGCATTAGTaagtatttaaacaaaacaggtgTTATagcagtggattttttttaagctggAGAAGAATGTTTAATAAACTTTTGTATAAATATTTTCAATGGTGTTTGGAAAGTGTATTGTATCTAAGGCCTGGTACTGAATTTGTGCTTGTAACACTAATATCAAGAAGATCAAAGTAACTTTCagaggattttgagatttcaaagttTTGGCTTCGCTcaatttcagaacaaaaaaccaaaacatgaaCTCTCCTAATTGGAATGGGGGCTGTAGTACTTGGAGTATACTGAAGCTGTGGCCTGTAGGCTCCCAAGTGCTCTACTCTCCCTCAGTAGGCTGCTAAGGCAGTGGGCAGGTAAGCAAGTTGTCAAGAAGCCAGGCAGGCTTCCTACAGAAGTTTGTTGGACActgatttcaaaacatttcaattttgatgaatcagcaaatgtCTAGTCACAAGTCTTGCTACAACTAAAGCATAACACCTAGTTTTATCAACTCTACCCCTGCTGCAGGATACTGGTGACATCAGTACCAGTTCTGGTCCTTTCATAATGCTGCCCATCTTACCAAGCCATGGTAGTTTATGTACACAGAGGGTGGTTGAGTAAGTTTGGGctttaaagaaaatatgaaagtTTTTAAACACCCAATCAATGGAACAACTCTGAATAGCTCTATGCCTAACATGCATacctgaagaagtggttttttatccatgaaagcttatacccaaataaattggttagtctttaagatgccactggACTTGTTTCTATACCTAACTGTACACTCAACAGCTTTTAGTTCCACAACATAACCAGTATGAAGTTTTGTATAGGATTAAGACAAGAGCAGACAgtaaagaattttattttaaatctccaAATTCAAATACTTTAGTATATTGTGAGAAAatccactggaacaatttaccaagggtcatgttGGATGCTCCAACGctggctatttttaaaagaagagtgGATGTGTGTGATAGttcaaaaaattattttggggaaattttaatgcttgtcatgcaggaggtcagattaggtgattacagtggtcccttttgcccttggaatctatgaaaacagATACTGCAGAGTTACTGAGTTCTAGACTAGTTTTAGAAATGAAGTTCATTGCCTATCCATTAGTTACACTAAAGTATAACAACTTTGCTGGATTATAGGCCTCAGTCATTTCTTTAAACAGCCTGGACTATGTGTTATGTTAATTCCTGAAGGTTTTTGCCTGGTGACACAAAAGCATTTACTGGCAGCTGAAATCTTGTATCATCACCTAACAATAGGGCATGAACAGCTTGGGAAATTTAATCTTCTGCCTGAAAACTGTCAGGGTTAGACTTAATGCAGTAGTACTTTATGGCTTAGAAAGGAGCTTCTGCCAAATTTCTCCCTGAGGAAACTGGAATTTCCTTACAGAATCTTCTTTCATTTCAGTGGAATATCCAGCATCctacaagattaaaaaaaagttgccATTTAGAAAGTGATACTAGATCTAGTCCCCTCTTCATTCAAGTAACTTAACTGCTGTCATGCAACTGGAGAATAATAATTGTAATCTCTGTGCTGCTGGGGATCATGCCAGGCTAATTTGTAATACAGAAGGTATCAGCTGTAACTAGTGTTCATCTCCTAACACCTGATGCAAATGTTAAATGGAAAACTAGAGTTCTAAAGTCTGGGCTGAACAGAATTGTAGTTAAGCAATCTTTAGTTTTGGAATACGAGTTTCAGTGAAAAACTGAGAATGTTTTAAAGTGTCTCCAGTGAATTATTCTCCCTCATGCCCTCTTCTCCAGCTGAACAGAGAAGTTTAAGTATTAATACTTTTACCTAAGTTGGTTAGCCCAGCAATGCGGATATATTAAACATCGGTAACTAAAGAATTGCTTTGGGTTGAGGTTTTAGGCCAGGGTCACACCACTTCCTGAAGCATGTGTGCTGGAATGTATACCTTTCATTTCAACAGTTCTGAACTGCCAAACCTATGCTATCGTTTAGTCTAATAGCACCTCTCCAACTTTTTTTCATTCTGCAGATGACTGTAAAAGGAGTCTTTCACAAGCaatctttgttttaaactgctTGTAATTAAAATGCTTTCTTTACAAGGCCACTTAAGTACAGTGGATACTCTCATAGCATACCTGAGGTGGTACATAGGAAGCTTTCTGGATTACAACAGGATATTTGAAGTGTTCATGCAAA
Above is a window of Caretta caretta isolate rCarCar2 chromosome 2, rCarCar1.hap1, whole genome shotgun sequence DNA encoding:
- the TYMS gene encoding thymidylate synthase — translated: MSAAREPQSPAPPPHGELQYLGQVQHILQRGHRKEDRTGTGTISAFGLQARYSLRDQFPLLTTKRVFWKGVLEELLWFIKGSTNAKELSAKGVKIWDANGSREFLDKQGFPSRTEGDLGPVYGFQWRHFGAEYKDMNTDYSDQGVDQLQNVIDTIKNNPDDRRIIMCAWNPKDISLMALPPCHALCQFYVLNGELSCQLYQRSGDMGLGVPFNIASYSLLTYMIAHVTGLKPGEFIHTLGDAHIYLNHVEPLKIQLQRELRPFPKLKILRKIENISDFKADDFQLEDYNPHPAIKMEMAI